In the genome of Croceimicrobium hydrocarbonivorans, one region contains:
- a CDS encoding glycosyltransferase family 2 protein: MIIELLFWLALALVFYTYLGYGILLFILVRIKRIFVKEKAFDSSFEPEVTLVIPAYNEQDYIADKAQNSLELDYPKDKLRILFITDGSTDNTPKILEGIEGVEVTHENIRAGKSAAENRAMTLVNTPIVVFCDANTYLNPACIRNLVRHYTDPKVGAVSGEKRVLSKGADTASAAGEGLYWKYESTLKKWDSELYTIVGAAGELISFRSELVQDLEADTILDDFVQTMRICQQGYRVKYEPESFAAETASDNVKEELKRKVRIAAGGWQSMARLLPILIPIPNPVLTFQYISHRVLRWSISALALPLIFVLNYFLIELGPLYEYLFYAQIAFYLLALLGWFLENRAIRVKALFVPYYFLMMNYAVFAGFFRWLKGSQKATWERAKRAKA; the protein is encoded by the coding sequence ATGATTATAGAACTACTCTTTTGGTTAGCCCTGGCCTTGGTATTCTACACCTATTTGGGCTATGGAATCCTGCTCTTTATCTTGGTTCGCATTAAAAGGATCTTTGTAAAAGAAAAGGCTTTTGACAGCAGCTTTGAGCCCGAAGTTACCCTGGTGATTCCGGCCTATAATGAGCAAGATTATATTGCCGATAAGGCCCAAAATAGCCTGGAACTGGATTATCCAAAAGACAAGCTGCGGATTCTTTTTATTACGGATGGTTCTACGGACAATACTCCCAAAATTTTAGAAGGCATAGAAGGCGTTGAGGTGACGCATGAGAATATTCGCGCGGGAAAATCTGCAGCGGAGAATCGTGCTATGACTTTGGTAAACACGCCCATCGTGGTTTTTTGCGATGCCAATACCTATCTCAATCCGGCTTGTATCCGCAATTTGGTACGTCATTATACCGATCCTAAAGTTGGAGCCGTAAGTGGCGAAAAACGGGTACTTAGCAAAGGAGCAGATACGGCCAGTGCTGCCGGTGAAGGCCTTTATTGGAAGTACGAATCGACCCTTAAAAAATGGGATAGTGAGCTCTATACCATTGTTGGCGCGGCCGGTGAGTTAATTTCCTTCCGTAGCGAATTAGTGCAAGATTTGGAAGCAGATACCATTCTGGATGATTTTGTCCAAACCATGCGTATCTGTCAACAAGGATATCGAGTTAAGTATGAACCCGAATCCTTTGCAGCCGAAACCGCTAGCGATAATGTAAAGGAAGAACTAAAGCGTAAGGTTCGGATCGCCGCCGGAGGTTGGCAATCCATGGCACGCTTGTTACCCATTCTGATTCCTATTCCCAATCCGGTATTAACATTTCAGTACATTTCGCATCGGGTATTGCGCTGGTCCATATCGGCCTTAGCCTTACCATTGATCTTTGTTCTGAATTATTTTCTCATTGAGCTTGGTCCTCTTTATGAGTATCTCTTTTATGCTCAGATAGCCTTTTACTTATTAGCCTTATTAGGATGGTTCCTCGAGAATAGAGCGATAAGAGTGAAAGCGCTTTTTGTGCCCTATTATTTCTTAATGATGAACTATGCCGTTTTTGCGGGCTTCTTCCGTTGGTTAAAAGGTTCACAAAAGGCAACTTGGGAGAGGGCTAAAAGGGCTAAGGCCTGA
- a CDS encoding MutS-related protein, which translates to MIDKRIQFLKALQAKAEKDLKKLKIKSRNQSWLRASVIIALLLLSYFAMQGEGKPDWFWAWLPGLALFLGIVRSHAQTRENLKFTDSLLAMAQEELAALNGKRIRPAFDFKAPAQHAYARELDFFGEGSLHHHISRAKTSPGATALAEEMLEPDWQNWQSRQAFFSELEADAEWLMEYRALNNGVEDKAGLKEQLEAWSKSGFSAFPQWFYLPMGIGLAALWFFLIRFALESTVSNFYPLLYSAVFNLILLSSRSKVLREQQLKLGRVSEILSGFSQMLLKLEARDLETDFGKAFKAQYDLNRGVGKKWQQLSELLNSLDQAANAIALVVLNSLFLYHLFRLKALENWHRKHASSLGQWLEGIYKMEAYLSLANYQANHPDFCYPELKEELKLSIKSLAHPLIPAQQRVANDFEMTGPKYIILTGSNMSGKSTFLRSLGVNLILAQMGTKVCAERFQAYPFQLLSSMNPQDDLRNETSYFQAEILRLRALLDRLNTERYSFFLLDEILRGTNSNDKQNGTRGLLRQIEGREAWGIIATHDVDIAHLADTNPNFRAAFFESRVEGEELLFDYKLREGICKTPNASLLMRRYGLIDEEQA; encoded by the coding sequence TTGATTGATAAGCGAATACAATTCTTAAAGGCCCTTCAGGCGAAAGCCGAAAAAGACCTAAAGAAATTAAAAATTAAAAGCCGCAACCAAAGTTGGCTGCGCGCCTCAGTGATTATTGCCCTTTTATTGCTTAGCTATTTTGCCATGCAGGGCGAAGGAAAGCCAGATTGGTTTTGGGCTTGGTTACCAGGCTTGGCTCTATTTTTAGGGATAGTTCGAAGTCATGCTCAAACCCGCGAAAATTTAAAGTTTACCGATTCATTGTTGGCCATGGCACAGGAAGAATTGGCAGCCCTTAATGGGAAGCGAATTCGTCCTGCTTTTGATTTTAAAGCACCCGCTCAGCATGCCTATGCCCGTGAACTGGATTTCTTCGGCGAAGGTTCCTTACATCATCATATTAGTAGAGCGAAAACCAGCCCCGGAGCCACTGCTCTGGCTGAGGAAATGTTAGAGCCCGACTGGCAAAATTGGCAATCCCGTCAAGCCTTTTTTAGCGAGCTGGAAGCGGATGCAGAGTGGCTGATGGAATACCGCGCCCTTAACAATGGGGTGGAGGATAAAGCTGGACTAAAGGAACAATTGGAAGCCTGGTCGAAGTCAGGTTTTAGTGCCTTCCCCCAATGGTTCTATTTGCCGATGGGGATTGGTTTGGCAGCACTCTGGTTTTTCTTGATTCGCTTTGCTCTAGAAAGCACCGTGTCAAACTTTTATCCCTTGCTCTATAGTGCCGTATTTAACTTGATTTTGCTTTCAAGCCGTAGCAAAGTTTTACGTGAACAGCAGCTTAAATTGGGCCGGGTAAGTGAAATTTTATCCGGCTTTAGCCAAATGCTCTTAAAGCTGGAGGCGCGGGATTTAGAAACGGATTTCGGAAAGGCTTTTAAGGCGCAATATGATTTAAATAGAGGGGTGGGCAAAAAATGGCAGCAACTGTCGGAATTGCTAAATAGCCTCGATCAAGCGGCTAATGCTATTGCTTTGGTAGTGCTCAACTCCTTATTTCTCTACCACCTTTTTCGTTTAAAAGCGCTTGAAAACTGGCATCGTAAACATGCCTCCAGTCTGGGCCAATGGTTAGAGGGAATCTATAAAATGGAAGCCTATTTAAGTTTGGCCAATTATCAGGCGAACCACCCTGATTTTTGTTATCCAGAACTTAAAGAGGAATTGAAACTGAGCATAAAGTCTCTGGCGCATCCTTTAATCCCAGCCCAGCAAAGGGTAGCCAATGACTTTGAAATGACCGGTCCCAAATACATTATTCTTACGGGTAGCAATATGAGTGGGAAGAGCACCTTCTTGCGCAGTTTAGGGGTCAACCTAATTTTGGCACAGATGGGAACCAAGGTTTGTGCAGAGCGCTTCCAGGCTTATCCCTTTCAATTGCTTTCGAGCATGAACCCTCAGGATGATTTGCGCAATGAAACCAGTTATTTCCAAGCCGAGATTTTACGTTTACGTGCCCTCTTAGATCGCTTGAATACCGAGCGTTATTCCTTCTTTTTACTAGATGAAATTTTACGGGGCACCAATTCAAATGACAAGCAAAATGGTACCCGTGGACTATTGCGCCAGATAGAAGGCCGTGAAGCCTGGGGGATAATTGCCACCCATGATGTAGATATAGCACATCTTGCGGATACTAATCCGAATTTTAGAGCGGCATTTTTCGAATCCAGAGTGGAGGGTGAAGAGCTGTTGTTCGACTATAAATTACGAGAAGGGATTTGTAAAACTCCCAATGCCAGTCTTTTAATGCGCCGTTATGGCTTAATTGATGAAGAACAGGCTTAG
- a CDS encoding MATE family efflux transporter — protein sequence MAREKQNFGTESLGLLLRKQAIPASVGILVMSVYGIVDTLFVGRYVGSLAIGAITVNLPITFLISSIGMAIGIGGGSVLSRAMGENNHGKVQRTFGNQIALTLSLSVLIVLTAYFFQIPLLRLFGGKGAVLEPALAYFQILLPAIPALAWSMMANNVIRAEGYPRIAMFTMIIPALSNIILDPIFIVGMDMGIEGAAWATCISYVAGALFTLIYFLFGPSEMSLSWSCIKPSWSLIKEISKLGSVTLARQGTISLLSVVLNNSLFAFGGEMALASYGIVSRLLMFVNFPVLGITQGYVPILGYNYGARLYERVTQISRLAFFWSTGISILIFILIMTLTEPLVRVFTEDAVLIAMTVPALRWVFAANPFLPTSFLGSAYFQAIGQARRALILALSKQGFFLIPLILILPHWMGVDGIWWSFPIADMGSAVLAWWLLSKNPYIR from the coding sequence ATGGCAAGAGAAAAACAAAACTTTGGAACCGAATCTCTCGGATTACTTCTTCGTAAACAAGCTATTCCTGCCTCGGTTGGCATTTTGGTGATGTCGGTGTACGGCATCGTAGACACCCTCTTTGTTGGGCGCTATGTAGGCTCATTAGCCATTGGCGCAATTACGGTTAACCTTCCCATTACCTTTTTGATTTCCAGCATTGGGATGGCCATTGGTATTGGGGGTGGGTCGGTGCTGTCTCGGGCTATGGGCGAAAATAATCATGGCAAGGTGCAGCGGACTTTCGGTAACCAGATAGCCCTTACTCTCAGCCTTTCGGTGCTGATTGTTCTCACGGCTTATTTCTTCCAAATTCCTTTATTGCGTTTATTTGGCGGTAAGGGAGCCGTTTTGGAACCAGCCCTGGCTTACTTTCAAATTTTACTACCAGCCATACCCGCTCTGGCCTGGTCGATGATGGCCAATAATGTGATTCGGGCCGAGGGCTATCCACGGATCGCCATGTTTACCATGATCATTCCGGCCCTCTCCAATATTATCCTCGATCCCATCTTTATTGTGGGGATGGATATGGGTATTGAAGGGGCCGCGTGGGCTACCTGTATATCCTATGTGGCTGGTGCTCTTTTTACCCTTATTTACTTTCTTTTTGGGCCCTCAGAGATGAGCTTAAGCTGGAGCTGCATCAAGCCTTCCTGGTCCTTAATCAAGGAGATCAGTAAACTGGGTTCTGTAACGCTGGCACGACAAGGCACTATTTCATTGCTAAGCGTGGTGCTCAATAATTCCTTATTTGCCTTTGGAGGCGAAATGGCTCTGGCTTCCTATGGTATTGTGAGTCGCTTATTGATGTTCGTGAACTTCCCGGTATTGGGAATTACCCAAGGTTATGTGCCCATTTTAGGCTATAACTATGGAGCAAGACTGTACGAAAGAGTTACCCAGATCAGTCGTCTGGCATTTTTCTGGTCTACCGGAATTTCGATATTGATCTTTATCCTAATCATGACCTTAACAGAGCCCTTAGTGAGGGTCTTTACCGAAGATGCGGTTTTAATCGCCATGACGGTTCCCGCTTTGCGCTGGGTTTTTGCAGCAAATCCATTCTTACCCACATCCTTCTTGGGTTCCGCTTATTTCCAAGCTATTGGTCAAGCTCGAAGGGCCTTGATATTGGCTTTAAGTAAGCAAGGCTTTTTCCTAATCCCGCTTATTCTAATTCTTCCGCATTGGATGGGAGTAGATGGTATATGGTGGTCCTTCCCCATAGCGGATATGGGCTCGGCAGTATTAGCCTGGTGGCTCTTATCTAAAAATCCTTATATCCGATAA